TTTGCATAAAATTTAAAATATAATGTTCTCCAAAGCCTGTGAATACGGAATAAGAGCTTGTGCTTATATCACTATAGAGTCTATGCAAAATCGTAAGGTAAAGGTAGCAGACGTAGCCAAAAAGGTAGGCACACCTGAAGCGTTTACAGCAAAAATACTTAGTGCTCTTACCAAACATAACATCGTGAATTCTATAAAAGGACCATACGGTGGCTTTGAAATTGAAGAACAAAGAGCTAAGAATATTAAAATAAAAGATATTGTAATCGCAATAGATGGCCACTCTATACTTTCTTCATGTAGCCTAGGATTTTCTTCATGTGATGAGAGTAACCCATGCCCACTCCATTTTAAATATGTGAGTGTAAGAAATGAACTTTGCAAAATGCTAGATACAACCACACTTTTCGAAATGGCTATAGATGTAAAAAACAAAAAATCAAAATTATTAGAGGTTTAAAAAAATTTAATCTAAAAAACGATAAAATTATCCGAAATAAAAACTCAATAAAAATATTAAATAATCAATAACTTTTTAATAAAAAATGAATCTTATGAATTTACAAACCAAACTAATCGGTGAAATAGTAGCAGACGACTTCAGAACGGCTACTGTATTTAAAAAATATAAAATAGACTTCTGCTGTAAAGGAGACCGCACCATTGCTGAAGCATGTGAGAAAAAAAATATAAACCCACAAAAGGTTTACGATGATTTGGCACAGATACCTTCTACAGAGATTGCTGAGATAGATTTCAAATCTTTCCCACTAGATCTTCTAGTAGATTATGTAGAAAAAACTCATCACCGCTATGTGGAAGAAAAAATCCCTATCCTACAAGCCTTTTTAGAAAAGCTTTGTAAAGTTCACGGACAAAGACACCCTGAACTTCTTGAGATAAAAACATTGTTTAATAAGTCAGCTCAAGATTTATCAGCTCATTTAAAAAAAGAAGAACTCATTCTCTTCCCTTTCATAAGAGTCATGGTAAATACCAAAATATCAGGAAAACCTTTTGTGGCAGCCCCTTTTGGAGCAGTAGAAAATCCAGTTAATATGATGAAGCACGAACACGATACAGAAGGCGAGCGTTTTAGAAAAATTGCTACACTAACATCTGATTATACACCACCTGCAGACGCTTGTAGCACATACAAAGTTACCTATGCTATGCTTGAAGAGTTTGAGAATGATTTGCATCGTCATATTCATATAGAAAACAATATTCTTTTCCCTAACGCAATAAAATTAGAAAGTGAACTTTCAAACTAATCATATTTCTAAATAACACACTCTATATCAACAGGAAGTGTATTTTCAAGTACACTTCCTTTGAAAAAAATCACAATTTCTTTTAATCACACAAATAAAGGATATCGTGAAACAATTTAATCCGTAAAAACACAAAAACATGAGTCTAGAAGTAGACAACTATTTCATAGAAAAAACAAATGCTGTTAAAAAACGGTATCATAAAGATGACATCATAGTAGAAGAAGGAATGATATCTCGTTTTTTTTATTATCTAGAGCAAGGGGATTTGTGTGTGTATCATTTTACTGAAGATGGAAAAGAGTTTTTACAACATAAGGTAAGAGAACATACTTTTTTTGGTGAGCCTGCTACATTACTAGAAAAACCTTTCCCAGGAACAGTAAAGGTGACTTCAGAAGAGGCTCTAGTTATCAAAATTGAAAGAGCTAAATTCATGGAATTTCTCTCTTCACATCTTGATTGGAATATAGATTTTATGAAAACTATAGCCGCGAAAGCATTGGGTAGAAGTGATGCTCTAAAAAATATTATTTTTCAAAATCCTGAAGAAAAAATCCTGAATCTTTTAAATAATTATAAAAAAGGCAAAAAAGGAAGAAATGCTTATAAAATTAACAAGAAACGAAATGGCACAGATGCTAGGACTAACAGTAGAAACAGTAATAAGAACCATTAAAAAAATGGAAAAAAAAGGACTATTAAAAATATTGAAGGGAAAGGTTCACTATTAAAAAGACTGTACATGAATAAAATATCAGATAATTTTTTGGTAAAATTAGGACTATTCAACTTTCTTTTAGTAGCGATTTTAGGTGCTATAATGAGGTATAAGATTGTTTGGTCTATGCCCTTTTTCAATCAAAAGCATCTTCAGGAAGCTCACTCACATTTTGCTTTCTATGGCTGGGTAAGTTCAGTAATATACTTGCTCATGATATACTCTACAAGAGAAACATTATCAACCAAGCAGTTGCATACATACAAAACCTTTATTATTCTAAATTTTGTAGCATCATACGGCATGCTATTTTCCTTTTTGTACGGAGGTTATTATTGGGGTTCTATATTTTGGTCTGCAATGGCTTTATTTCTAAGTTTTGGAATGTTATTTTTATGGATAAAGGACTATAAACATATACAACATCCTTTTAAAGTTTGGTTTCTAGGAGGTTTATTTTTTGCTGGATTTTCTTCCTTTGGCGTTTTTAGTTTAGCTTATATGAAAGCCTTTGGAATTATTCATCAATCCTTATATTGGGCTTCCACATTATTTTACCTACATTTTCAGTACAATGGTTTTTTTGTACTATCATGCATAGGCATTATTCTCAGCTCTTTACCTTTACAACAAAAAGATTTATATAAACACAATCTTATTTTTGGAGCATTTGCCTTATCTACATTATGCTCTTATACCTTATCTATCAGCTGGATTGACAACTCTAAGTGGCTTTTAGGAATATCACTACTCGGAAATATCATTCAACTTTTAGCAATATATGGGTTAGCTCACCTAATAAAAAAGCACTTTAGAGTTTTTATAAAGAAATATACTTTATTAGAAAAGATAATTTTTAGTGTTGTTATTATATCTTATCTTATTAAAGTACTATTACAACAGATTTCAATTATTCCAGAAATAAGCCAATGGGTTTTTGGATTCAGAATGATAGTCATCGCTTATCTTCATTTGGTACTATTGGTTTGCATTAGTAGTTTCTTGTTACTTCAAATCATTGTAAAATATGGCTTTTATCAATCTAAAATAGTCAAAACAGGGTTAATTTTATATTTAGTATCTATCATATTGAACGAGTTAGTACTTGCTCAAATTGGGTTATTATCCTTGGTCAATATGTATTGGCGTTGGTCTCCTGTAATGTTATGGTGGATTTCTGTTGCTCTTATATTAGCTATTACACTCATTTTTATCGGATTGAAAATAAAAAATAAAGAGGAATGAAATTCCTCTTTATAAACAATAAAATTTTCTCCCTCATGTGTTAGCTTCCCCGAGTGTCCATCTTGAAGAATCTCCCATGAGATAAGATTTCCCTCAAAAATCGGATTACCCTCGTGATTAGTTCCTTTGGCATTAAGTTCATATTTTACACCATCTTTTTCTAAGTTTACCGCTACCTCATCACCTTTTGCAAAGTAAACTATGGTAATAGAGGTACCATCTGTACCCTTATAGGTCTTTTGGGGCTGTACAAGACTTTGTTCTGCCGTAAGATTTGGAGATGGTGTTGTTGTAGTTCCTTTGTCATTACACTCTATGAATACTCCTGCTACTACACAGGCAAAAAACAGGTATACTATTTTCATAAAACTATGGTTTTAGACTCAGGATATATTTTACCATTTTTTTTGCATTTTCTTCACTCATACCAGAGTGTGGAGTCATTGGAACCTCTCCCCAATTCCCCTTCCCTCCTTCAACTATTTTTTTTGCAAGCATATCAATATCTGCATCAGTGTATTTATTTGCTATATCCTGATAGGAAGGCCCTACCAATTTGGTGTCCACTTTATGACATCCTAAACAATCCGCTCCTTCTATAAGTACCAATCCTTCGTCTTTGTTAGGTAAATTTGTATTTTCTTTAGGAGCTGGTTCTTCAAGCATAATATTACTTTCTTTAGCTAGACTATTTTCTTTCTGTTCATCTTTTTGATTACACCCAATGATAGCTATAATACCTAGTGTATAAACCAATATTTTTTTCATAATAAAAAGATTTTTATAAAATTATCATACAAATGTCAATAAATTAAACCCAATATTTTATGATTCGAATCATAAGCTACAGCCCTACTATAAAGGTACCTTTGTCAGAGAAACATTAATACCTATTTGTAAAATGAAAAAGCTTAAATTATTTTTAATGAGTGGGGCAGTTTTGTCCGCTTTATCATGCGGCGGAAACAATAAGCCTGAAGATAGTGTATCTGTAACCTCTACAGAAACAGCTCAAAGTAACGAAACACCTTCTACAGAAGGAAGCTATGACCCTCAAGTAGGGCTAGGCAAATTTAATACTAGTAATGTAGATGTAACCAAATTTGATGCAACCATGGCTTCCGAAGGTGAAAAACTTGCAGAAGTCAAGTGTATTTCTTGTCATAAACCAAGTGATGAGAAATTAGTAGGACCAGGCTGGAAAGGTGTAACCCAACGCCGCACCGCTCCTTGGATTATGAATTTTATTACTAATCCAGACCCAATGATTGACAAAGACCCTGAACTACAAAAACAACTAGAACAGTGTATGGTAAGAATGCCTAACCAAAGTTTAAGCGATCAAGATGCGAGAAATATATTGGAATATATGAGACAAATTGATGGTGCAAAATAAAACATTACAATTATGAAGATAAATAAAATATTAGGCTATTCGGCACTATTTCTAGGGAGCATCTACGCCCTAGAAAGTTGTAAACCCAAAGGGACGGAAAATGCTGTAGCTGGTGATGCAGCAGAAAAAGTATATGTGGCACCGGGTAAACATGACGAATTTTATAATTTTGTCAGCGGTGGTTTTAACGGACAAATGGGAGTCTATGGTTTACCTAGCGGGAGATTACTAAAAGTAGTTCCTATATTCTCCGTAAATCCCGAAAATGGCTATGGTTACAGTGAAGAAACTAAGCCCATGTTAGAAACTTCACATGGTTTTATTCCTTGGGATGACCAGCATCACCTTGAACTTTCACAAACCAATGGAGAAGTTGATGGGCGTTGGATTTTTGCTAACGCTAATAACACACCTCGCATCGCAAGAGTAGACCTTTCTAGCTTTAAAACAGTAGAAGTTTTAGAGCTACCAAACTCCGCAGGAAATCATTCATCTCCTTTTATTACAGAAAATACAGAGTATGTAGTAGCTGGAACTCGTTTTTCTGTACCTACTGATGATGCTAATGGTGATGTACCCATTAATAGTTTTAAAGAAAATTTTAAAGGCGTAATTTCCTTTGTAAAAGTAGATAAAACAACAGGAGAAATGAAACTGGCTTTTCAAATAGAAGCCCCTGGAGTTAATTTCGACTTATCTCATGCAGGCAAAGGTAAATCTCATGGCTGGTTTTTCTTCTCTTGTTATAATTCAGAGCAGGCTAATAGCCTATTAGAAGTTAACGCTTCTCAATTTGACAAAGATTTCATCATGGCTTTAGACTGGAAAAAAGCAGAAAAATATGTGAAAGCAGGTAAAGGGAGAAAGGTAAAAACCCAATACGCACACAACAAATGGAATGAGGAAACCCATACAGGTAGTTCTAAAATGGAACAAGAAGTAACGGTGCTGTCAGCTAAAGAACTTAAAGATTTATGCTACTTTATGCCAACACCTAAATCACCACATGGGTGTGATATAGACCCTACAGGTGAGTATATTGTAGGTTCGGGTAAATTAGCAGCTCTGATTCCTGTACATAGCTTCAGTAAAATGCTGAATGCTATCAAAAACAAAGAGTTTGCTGGAGAATATGACGGCATTCCTATTCTAAAATACGAATCTACCCTACACGGAGAAGTTCAAAAACCTGGTTTAGGTCCTCTTCATACAGAATTTGATGATAAAGGTTATGCTTATACTTCATTCTTTGTTTCTTCGGAGGTTGTAAAATGGGATATCAAAACTCTCAAAGTTTTAGATCGTCAACCTACATTCTATTCCATAGGACATTTAATGATTCCAGGGGGAGACTCTAAGAAGCCTTTCGGTAAATATTTGGTAGCTTATAACAAAATTACCAAAGATAGATTTTTACCTACAGGTCCAGAACTAGCTCAGTCTGCACAGTTATATGACATTAGTGGTGATAAGATGAAACTTTTACTAGACTTCCCTACATTTGGAGAGCCTCATTACGCACAAGCTCTTCCTGCAAAACTCATCGCAGATAAACAAGTAAAATTCTATGATATTTCTAAAAACAAACACCCTTATGTAACCAAAGGTGAAGGTGAATCTAGAGTAGTTAGAGATGGTAATAAAGTTCATGTTTACATGACCTCCATCCGTTCTCATTTTGCTCCTGATAATATTGAGGGTATTAAAGTTGGTGATGAAGTTTATTTCCATGTAACCAATCTGGAACAAGACTGGGATGTCCCTCATGGATTTGCGATTAAAGGTGCAGAAAATGCAGAACTCCTTATTATGCCTGGAGAAACTTGCACGCTTAAGTGGATTCCCAAAAAAGCAGGAATGTTCCCTATGTACTGTACTGACTTCTGCTCTGCTCTACACCAAGAAATGCAAGGCTATGTAAGAGTTTCACCAGCAGGAAGTTCAACACCTCTGTTGTTTAGCCTTAACAATAAAGCAGACAACGCCCAAGGTCCAGTAAAAAAAGCTGAAACTAAATAAAAAAAGAAAGGGCGGACCTCTACCGCCCTTTACAAATACAAATAATAATAAAAGACAATAAGCTGCAATGAAAAACAATAAACTATCAATACTTTCTGTTCGGCTGCTTATTTTATGTGCTGTAGCGCTCATAGTAAGTATTTTTGTCCCTATTTGGGTAATTTACTTAGAAGCCCCACAGTACCCTGAAGGTCTAGAAATGTACCTCCATGCCAACAAAATTTCTGGCGATTACCAAATCATTAATGGGTTAAATCATTATATCGGAATGAAAGAAATTCATCAAGAGGATTTTTGGGAATTTAAAGTACTACCCTATATTTTAGTATTTTTTGCAGTTTTTGCTTTTGCAGTGGCTTGGTTTAGAAAGATTATAGGACTATACTCGTTCTGCATATTATTCACACTATTTGGTATCGCCTTTATGGTAGATTTTTATTTATGGGAATATGATTATGGGCATAACCTTAAACCAGATGCAGCCATTGTAGTTCCTGGTATGACCTACCAACCTCCTCTCTTAGGCTATAAGCAACTCCTAAATTTTGGTGCATACTCCTACCCTTATACAGGAGGCTGGATAATGATAACAGTAGCATTAGTTGCACTTATACTTTCTTTTTTTGGCATTGTTAATCTGATATATTTTTTATAATTTAGCCTAATGAAATGTACCAAATGTCAATCATCCAATAAGATTAAAGCAGGCTTTGCCAGAGAGCGACAGCGATATAAATGTAAAGATTGTGGCTATTTTTTCAGTGTTGAGAAAAAATCAGATGTAAAAACACTAGAACAAAAGCGTCTTGCTTTAGAAATGTATCTAGAAGGGTTAGGCTTTCGAGCCATTGGGAGGCTATTAAATATTAGCTATGGAACAGTTTATCAATGGGTTAAGAAATGGGGAGAATCTGTAGAGCTTCCAAAAAATGAAGTTCCTATTGAAATAGTGGAATTAGATGAGATTCACAGCTATGTACAGCATAAAAAAACTACTGTTGGAGCTGGATTGCTGTTGATAGACTTAGAAAAAGGTTCATCAGTTTTATTAGTGACAAACGGGACACAAAAACCTTCTTAAAACTTTGGGAGCAATTGAAAAACAGAAATATAAATGTTTTTTGTAGTGATTATTGGAAAAGTTATTCAGAGCTGATACCCAGTGAAAGACACGTAACCTCCAAAGCAGAAACCTTTACAGTGGAGGGATATAACAGTAGAATAAGGCATTATTTGGCGAGATTTAAAAGAAAAACAAAGTGTTACTCTAAGTCAAAAACAATGTTGGAAAATTCTTTAAAACTTTTGTTCTTGAAACTAAATAATGAATTGAATATAATAATTTAACAATACCCTTTTTTTGAATTTAAAAACACTAAAAATTAAATCTTATGAAACATTATATTTTAACATTATTATTAGCTTTTATCACATTCACTTCTTTTTCATGTAACAACAAAAATGTAGAAGCCATAGAACTAGGTAAAGACCAATGTTCACACTGTAAAATGACAATTCAAGATTCCCGATATGCCACCGAACTTATTACTGAAAAAGGCAGGATATACAAGTTTGATGATTTGGTATGTATGGAAGCCTACACAAGAGAAAATTCACAAAAAATAGGTAACGCCAAACTATTTGTTTCCGATTTTTTAACCTCAGAATTATTCCCTTTAGAAAAGGCATTCAAAATTACAGGGGGACAAGTAAAAAGCCCTATGAATGGTAATATAGCCACATTTAAAAATAAGAATGAAGCTATTAAAGAAGCCCATAGATTACAAGCTTCTGTAATTAATTAAAAAAACATCTTCCAAAAAAAGCCTTGATTAAATTCAGAATGATGCTTTTAAAACGATTACTAATTCTTTTTTGTCTTACAACTACCCTACTATCCTTTGCTAAAACCTATTTTGTAGGAGAAGGAAAGAGGTTTAGCACCATAAAATCAGCTCTCCAAAAAGCTAATAATGGAGACACGCTCATGGTTTATTTTGGACATTACAAAGAAGGTAATCTAAATTTAGATAAGTCAATCACCTTAATTGGCATCAATTACCCTGTATTGGACGGTGAGTTTAGACATGAAATAGTATCTTTTCGGTCAGATTACATCACTCTTCAAGGCTTTAAAATCATAAATTCTGGAGCTGATGAAGTCAGAAATATTGGAGCGGTAAGGTTATATGACAGTCGTTTTTCTGTTATCAGAAATAATATTTTTCAAAATAATTATTTTGGAATTACGGTTCAAAGAGGCGAAAGATGTTTGATTGAAAACAATAAAATTACTACTAATAGAGGGATTTCTCAGGAATCAATCGGAGATGGAATTCATGTATGGTCTAGTAATGAAATTTGGATTAAACGAAATTTCATCTCTGGACATAAAGATGGTATTTACCTAGAAAAAACAAACAACAGCTTCATTTTTAAAAACTTATCCTTAAAAAACAAACGCTACGGACTGCATTTTATGTTCTCACACAACAATGTTTATACTGCTAATGTTTTTAGACAAAATGAAGCTGGGGTTGCTGTAATGTATAGTAGGAATGTAGAAATGAGCTACAATAAATTTTTGAATAATAAGGGTGAAAATGTCTACGGACTTTTACTGAAAGATTTATCATTTAGTAAAATAAAACACAATACTTTTCAGAATAATTCCGTAGGTGTTTTTATGGATGGCTCCTCCAAAATTGATTTTTACTACAACGAATTTAAAGACAACGGTTGGGGACTAAGAATAAACGCTAATTGTATTGAAAATAAACTATTTAATAATAATTTTATAGCAAATATTTTTGATGTAAGTACCAGTGGCAGCATTTTTCTTAACACCTTTAAAAACAACTATTGGGATAAGTATGAGGGCTATGATATAGATAAAGATGGTGTAGGCGATATACCTTTTTACCCTCTAAGTCTTTACGCAGTAATATCAGAACAAAACCCTATGATAATGATTCTTTTCGGAACTTTTTTTGTGGAACTGATGAATCGTTCCGAAAAACTCATGCCAAGTCTTACACCTGATAGTTTTGTAGACGAAACTCCTTTGATAAAACGAAACAATACTTAATGAGTAAATAACTAAATGATAGAAATAAAAAACCTTACCAAGACTTTCGGCAAATTTAAAGCTCTCAACAATATTAATCTTTCATGTAAAACTGGGAGAGCTATTGCTCTTATTGGTCCAAACGGCTGTGGAAAAACCACTCTAATTAAGAGCATTTTAGGATTAAATACTGTTGAGTCTGGACAA
This Riemerella anatipestifer DNA region includes the following protein-coding sequences:
- a CDS encoding RrF2 family transcriptional regulator, with the protein product MFSKACEYGIRACAYITIESMQNRKVKVADVAKKVGTPEAFTAKILSALTKHNIVNSIKGPYGGFEIEEQRAKNIKIKDIVIAIDGHSILSSCSLGFSSCDESNPCPLHFKYVSVRNELCKMLDTTTLFEMAIDVKNKKSKLLEV
- the ric gene encoding iron-sulfur cluster repair di-iron protein, with the translated sequence MNLQTKLIGEIVADDFRTATVFKKYKIDFCCKGDRTIAEACEKKNINPQKVYDDLAQIPSTEIAEIDFKSFPLDLLVDYVEKTHHRYVEEKIPILQAFLEKLCKVHGQRHPELLEIKTLFNKSAQDLSAHLKKEELILFPFIRVMVNTKISGKPFVAAPFGAVENPVNMMKHEHDTEGERFRKIATLTSDYTPPADACSTYKVTYAMLEEFENDLHRHIHIENNILFPNAIKLESELSN
- a CDS encoding Crp/Fnr family transcriptional regulator, which codes for MSLEVDNYFIEKTNAVKKRYHKDDIIVEEGMISRFFYYLEQGDLCVYHFTEDGKEFLQHKVREHTFFGEPATLLEKPFPGTVKVTSEEALVIKIERAKFMEFLSSHLDWNIDFMKTIAAKALGRSDALKNIIFQNPEEKILNLLNNYKKGKKGRNAYKINKKRNGTDARTNSRNSNKNH
- a CDS encoding helix-turn-helix domain-containing protein produces the protein MLGLTVETVIRTIKKMEKKGLLKILKGKVHY
- a CDS encoding c-type cytochrome yields the protein MKKILVYTLGIIAIIGCNQKDEQKENSLAKESNIMLEEPAPKENTNLPNKDEGLVLIEGADCLGCHKVDTKLVGPSYQDIANKYTDADIDMLAKKIVEGGKGNWGEVPMTPHSGMSEENAKKMVKYILSLKP
- a CDS encoding c-type cytochrome; protein product: MKKLKLFLMSGAVLSALSCGGNNKPEDSVSVTSTETAQSNETPSTEGSYDPQVGLGKFNTSNVDVTKFDATMASEGEKLAEVKCISCHKPSDEKLVGPGWKGVTQRRTAPWIMNFITNPDPMIDKDPELQKQLEQCMVRMPNQSLSDQDARNILEYMRQIDGAK
- the nosZ gene encoding Sec-dependent nitrous-oxide reductase — its product is MKINKILGYSALFLGSIYALESCKPKGTENAVAGDAAEKVYVAPGKHDEFYNFVSGGFNGQMGVYGLPSGRLLKVVPIFSVNPENGYGYSEETKPMLETSHGFIPWDDQHHLELSQTNGEVDGRWIFANANNTPRIARVDLSSFKTVEVLELPNSAGNHSSPFITENTEYVVAGTRFSVPTDDANGDVPINSFKENFKGVISFVKVDKTTGEMKLAFQIEAPGVNFDLSHAGKGKSHGWFFFSCYNSEQANSLLEVNASQFDKDFIMALDWKKAEKYVKAGKGRKVKTQYAHNKWNEETHTGSSKMEQEVTVLSAKELKDLCYFMPTPKSPHGCDIDPTGEYIVGSGKLAALIPVHSFSKMLNAIKNKEFAGEYDGIPILKYESTLHGEVQKPGLGPLHTEFDDKGYAYTSFFVSSEVVKWDIKTLKVLDRQPTFYSIGHLMIPGGDSKKPFGKYLVAYNKITKDRFLPTGPELAQSAQLYDISGDKMKLLLDFPTFGEPHYAQALPAKLIADKQVKFYDISKNKHPYVTKGEGESRVVRDGNKVHVYMTSIRSHFAPDNIEGIKVGDEVYFHVTNLEQDWDVPHGFAIKGAENAELLIMPGETCTLKWIPKKAGMFPMYCTDFCSALHQEMQGYVRVSPAGSSTPLLFSLNNKADNAQGPVKKAETK
- a CDS encoding IS1 family transposase (programmed frameshift), with product MKCTKCQSSNKIKAGFARERQRYKCKDCGYFFSVEKKSDVKTLEQKRLALEMYLEGLGFRAIGRLLNISYGTVYQWVKKWGESVELPKNEVPIEIVELDEIHSYVQHKKNYCWSWIAVDRLRKRFISFISDKRDTKTFLKLWEQLKNRNINVFCSDYWKSYSELIPSERHVTSKAETFTVEGYNSRIRHYLARFKRKTKCYSKSKTMLENSLKLLFLKLNNELNIII
- a CDS encoding nitrous oxide reductase accessory protein NosL; this encodes MKHYILTLLLAFITFTSFSCNNKNVEAIELGKDQCSHCKMTIQDSRYATELITEKGRIYKFDDLVCMEAYTRENSQKIGNAKLFVSDFLTSELFPLEKAFKITGGQVKSPMNGNIATFKNKNEAIKEAHRLQASVIN
- the nosD gene encoding nitrous oxide reductase family maturation protein NosD, translated to MMLLKRLLILFCLTTTLLSFAKTYFVGEGKRFSTIKSALQKANNGDTLMVYFGHYKEGNLNLDKSITLIGINYPVLDGEFRHEIVSFRSDYITLQGFKIINSGADEVRNIGAVRLYDSRFSVIRNNIFQNNYFGITVQRGERCLIENNKITTNRGISQESIGDGIHVWSSNEIWIKRNFISGHKDGIYLEKTNNSFIFKNLSLKNKRYGLHFMFSHNNVYTANVFRQNEAGVAVMYSRNVEMSYNKFLNNKGENVYGLLLKDLSFSKIKHNTFQNNSVGVFMDGSSKIDFYYNEFKDNGWGLRINANCIENKLFNNNFIANIFDVSTSGSIFLNTFKNNYWDKYEGYDIDKDGVGDIPFYPLSLYAVISEQNPMIMILFGTFFVELMNRSEKLMPSLTPDSFVDETPLIKRNNT